One Bacillus kexueae DNA segment encodes these proteins:
- the glmS gene encoding glutamine--fructose-6-phosphate transaminase (isomerizing), producing MCGIVGYIGQQDCKEVLLRGLEKLEYRGYDSAGIAVVNDNVHVFKEKGRIADLRAIVDENVLATVGIGHTRWATHGVPSKLNAHPHQSASRRFTLVHNGVIENYLHLKRELLQGVELASETDTEIIVQVVEHFVNKGMEVEEAFRQTLTRLKGSYAIALIDEETPDVIYVAKNKSPLLVGIGKEGFNVVASDAMAMLHVTNQFVELMDKEMVIVTREQVTIKTLEGETVERAPYTAELDASDIEKGTYPHYMLKEIDEQPLVMRKIIQKYQNDAGNLNVDPAIVEAVNEADRIYIVACGTSYHAGLVGKQLIEKWAKVPTEVHVASEFSYNMPLLSEKPLFIFISQSGETADSRAVLVQVKELGHKALTITNVPGSTLSREADYTLLLHAGPEIAVASTKAYTAQIAVLAILAAVAAEQNGNEMPLDLLQEFGIIANAMETLCDQKEEMEAIAREYLSTTRNCFFIGRTMDYYVGLEGALKLKEISYIQAEGFAGGELKHGTIALIEHGTPVIALATQEHVNLSIRGNVKEVVARGANPCIISMKGLEEEDDRFVIPKVHEDLTPLTSVIPLQLISYYAALHRGCDVDKPRNLAKSVTVE from the coding sequence ATGTGTGGAATCGTTGGATATATTGGACAACAGGATTGTAAAGAAGTTTTATTACGTGGTTTAGAAAAATTAGAATATCGTGGGTATGATTCAGCAGGTATTGCGGTTGTAAACGACAACGTACACGTATTTAAAGAAAAAGGACGTATTGCGGATTTACGTGCAATTGTCGACGAGAATGTATTAGCAACCGTTGGAATTGGTCATACACGTTGGGCAACACATGGTGTTCCTAGTAAATTAAACGCACATCCTCATCAAAGTGCATCTCGTCGTTTCACACTTGTTCATAACGGTGTTATTGAAAACTATTTACACTTAAAACGCGAGTTATTACAAGGTGTTGAGCTTGCAAGTGAAACGGATACGGAAATTATCGTTCAAGTAGTAGAGCATTTTGTAAACAAAGGCATGGAAGTTGAAGAGGCGTTCCGTCAAACGTTAACGCGCTTAAAAGGTTCTTATGCCATTGCCTTAATTGATGAGGAAACACCTGATGTAATTTACGTTGCGAAAAACAAAAGCCCGTTATTAGTAGGAATCGGTAAAGAGGGCTTTAACGTCGTTGCTTCTGATGCGATGGCAATGCTTCATGTGACGAACCAATTTGTTGAGCTAATGGATAAAGAAATGGTCATTGTCACAAGAGAACAAGTGACAATTAAAACATTAGAAGGCGAAACGGTGGAGCGTGCTCCTTATACTGCTGAATTAGACGCGAGCGATATTGAAAAAGGCACATATCCTCACTACATGTTAAAAGAAATTGACGAGCAACCACTTGTCATGCGTAAAATTATTCAAAAGTATCAAAATGATGCAGGTAACTTAAATGTTGACCCAGCGATTGTAGAAGCGGTAAATGAAGCAGATCGCATTTACATTGTCGCTTGTGGAACAAGTTATCATGCTGGCTTAGTTGGAAAGCAGCTTATTGAAAAATGGGCGAAGGTACCAACTGAGGTTCATGTAGCAAGTGAATTCTCTTACAATATGCCATTACTTTCTGAGAAACCATTGTTTATTTTCATTTCTCAGAGTGGTGAAACAGCTGACAGCCGTGCGGTTCTTGTTCAAGTAAAAGAATTAGGACACAAGGCGCTAACAATTACGAACGTACCGGGCTCTACGCTTTCTCGTGAGGCTGATTACACATTATTATTACATGCTGGTCCAGAAATTGCCGTTGCTTCAACAAAAGCTTACACAGCACAAATTGCTGTTTTAGCGATTTTAGCCGCTGTTGCTGCAGAGCAGAACGGAAATGAAATGCCGCTTGATTTATTGCAAGAGTTCGGCATCATTGCCAACGCGATGGAAACATTATGCGACCAAAAAGAAGAAATGGAAGCAATCGCGCGTGAATACTTATCTACGACACGTAACTGCTTCTTCATCGGACGTACAATGGATTACTACGTAGGCTTAGAAGGAGCATTAAAGCTAAAAGAGATATCATACATTCAAGCGGAAGGCTTTGCTGGCGGTGAATTAAAGCACGGAACAATTGCCCTAATTGAACACGGCACACCAGTCATTGCCCTTGCAACACAAGAGCATGTTAACTTAAGCATTCGCGGTAACGTAAAAGAAGTTGTAGCACGTGGTGCAAACCCATGCATCATCTCAATGAAAGGCTTAGAGGAAGAAGACGATCGCTTCGTCATTCCGAAGGTGCATGAAGATTTAACACCTTTAACATCTGTTATTCCGCTACAATTAATCTCTTACTATGCAGCTCTGCATCGTGGTTGTGACGTTGACAAACCTCGTAACCTTGCAAAATCAGTTACGGTCGAGTAA
- a CDS encoding DnaD domain-containing protein — MNKLLIPEHPIFILPTLAQKIGLYEAIFLQQLHYWLTKSNHLYDGRHWVYNSIESWHEQLPFISVSTIRRVIKKLEEEKILLTGNFNSSKLDRTKWYTIDYEALESLLGDEDKSSDQCEQMNHHVGSHDSFNVNTPIPETTTEKKEEEEDNARENEHQKENISPYSFFEQNGFGTIGSYIAEKIKYWCEDLSDELVIEAMKLAIEYDAKNWAYIESILRYWHNKGYQTVRDVHSARKAYRERLVKKPHDHRMNHPTPPSDLEYDINAGEDDDT; from the coding sequence GTGAATAAATTATTGATTCCTGAGCATCCAATTTTTATTTTGCCGACACTGGCTCAAAAGATTGGGTTGTATGAGGCGATATTTCTTCAACAGCTTCATTATTGGCTAACAAAAAGCAATCATTTGTATGATGGTAGACACTGGGTGTACAACTCGATAGAAAGCTGGCATGAACAGCTTCCGTTTATATCTGTCAGCACAATTCGCCGAGTGATCAAAAAGCTTGAAGAAGAAAAAATCCTCTTAACTGGAAACTTTAATTCATCGAAACTCGATCGGACAAAATGGTACACGATTGATTATGAGGCACTCGAATCCTTATTAGGAGATGAGGACAAATCGAGTGATCAATGTGAACAAATGAATCACCATGTGGGATCACATGATTCGTTCAACGTGAACACACCAATACCAGAGACTACTACAGAGAAAAAAGAAGAAGAAGAAGATAACGCGCGTGAGAATGAGCATCAAAAAGAGAACATCAGCCCATATTCCTTTTTTGAACAAAATGGATTTGGAACGATCGGTAGTTACATCGCAGAAAAGATAAAATACTGGTGTGAGGATTTATCGGATGAGTTAGTCATAGAAGCGATGAAGCTAGCAATTGAATACGATGCAAAAAATTGGGCCTATATCGAATCGATTTTACGATACTGGCATAACAAAGGATATCAAACCGTTCGTGATGTTCACTCAGCCAGGAAAGCATATAGAGAACGATTAGTGAAAAAGCCGCATGACCATAGGATGAACCATCCCACTCCACCAAGCGATTTGGAATATGACATAAACGCTGGAGAGGATGACGATACATAA
- a CDS encoding YiiX/YebB-like N1pC/P60 family cysteine hydrolase, which yields MKMKSLLSATLCIIFFLNMWSSVHAENNNVLHSNKQIESFINEADNILMNSSPQNMQCYDICIQKQQVHVDDLLTEINNLHIKVEDYLNSFQNNDIYNSPSLEELVEKLDKLDLKANSLKSKKYDIKTSVDVQGLASTSSSKNWRYGDILYYGVGSDNAAGEPSFTGHTAVLSTTDYYVIEASKTSNSGNKVHHWNRSNLWKGASGIKQYKVTNLFGKDASATQRKEAVNFGLKQKGDPYKLKTALWTNDYWYCSKLTMRQWYSAGYDLRGARGMHLSGYVLVIPLDIRIDANTRLVKDWGSTLPSKI from the coding sequence ATGAAGATGAAATCTCTATTATCAGCAACATTATGTATCATTTTTTTTCTTAATATGTGGTCATCAGTCCATGCAGAGAACAATAATGTACTGCATTCTAATAAACAGATAGAATCATTTATTAATGAAGCAGATAATATTCTCATGAATAGTTCCCCACAGAACATGCAATGTTATGATATTTGTATCCAAAAACAGCAAGTTCATGTTGATGACTTATTGACAGAAATAAACAACTTACACATTAAAGTTGAAGATTATTTAAATTCTTTTCAAAATAACGACATATATAATTCACCTTCACTTGAAGAGTTGGTAGAAAAGTTAGATAAATTAGACTTAAAAGCCAATTCACTAAAGAGTAAAAAATATGATATAAAAACTTCGGTAGACGTACAGGGACTAGCTAGTACTTCTTCTTCTAAGAATTGGCGTTATGGAGATATTTTATATTATGGTGTCGGTAGCGATAATGCTGCTGGTGAACCCTCTTTTACAGGCCATACAGCTGTTCTATCTACAACAGATTATTATGTAATTGAAGCCTCCAAGACATCTAATTCCGGAAATAAAGTGCATCATTGGAATAGAAGTAATCTTTGGAAAGGCGCCTCAGGAATTAAACAATATAAAGTTACTAATTTATTTGGAAAAGATGCTTCAGCGACTCAAAGAAAAGAAGCAGTAAACTTTGGATTAAAACAAAAAGGTGATCCTTATAAATTAAAGACAGCCCTTTGGACAAACGACTATTGGTATTGTTCTAAACTGACTATGCGACAATGGTATAGTGCAGGGTATGATCTAAGAGGAGCAAGAGGGATGCACCTTTCGGGTTATGTACTTGTGATTCCTCTTGATATTAGAATAGATGCAAATACACGTTTGGTAAAAGATTGGGGTAGTACTCTCCCTAGTAAAATTTAA